tcagttcctaatcgattgtcgggagaatgaacgatcgatttttgattaatcgttaatattttatattaaaatgcactatttataggctctgttaaaatgcagtgaaaatatagatctttattacaatgtgaacaactcttgtggcagttaaacgggatccgctactgttctcttaagccccgatgagagtgcagctagccgctgtgagctagctggatttgacggttctcgacctctcagtccggtggtTGTCACCCCTCACTCAGAGCCagctctgtctgggtccgaagaggctagctttggagctagacctcctacttgaagagagcagtggactcctcaggcgctcatggagacgtatagcttcgcagtgttggcagtgaacgcaacagaattaagtctatgacaaaatgtcatctaggaaattcttaaggatcaattaatcgattgtcgattaattatgcccatccctcgtttttactaacggtcactaacctacctgtaacttttattggcattgtaattattttgctgaatatgggtatacatgagtatttttggcaatgcgacttggctatttagactatttaatattgcatgattatttataactcagtttgaaaatgtaaatggcctttttcactttgaaaacgcaaataaaattttctccccatgtaccccctgaaccacttcacgtacccctgggggtacatgtaccccagtttgggaaccgaggaGATAGAGGATCAGTTAAGTTATACGATAACTTTCAGATGAGATAAAAGTGAGTGTAAAGAAGACGAACCACAAATATATTTCTGGAATGTATTCTTGTATTGAAAACTTTTCATTtggttcattttttaaatgaatgctgAAAGCCATTATTTTTGTGACATGATAATTAAACCAATGTAGCCGGTTGAACTGTGATTATTCCTACGTACATTGAATGCAGCGCCACAATCTGTTGTTCACTCCCTTTCCCCAAAGCCCCGCCCTCTCCCGGAGCgggggctgtgattggctgagtgtGAGTGCGGTGCCGTCATCGCCCGGAGCCTCCATTCATCTCTGCACTTGGGCGTTGGACTCGGCATCTTATTAGCAACAAGGGAAATTTCTCCATTTTGCAGCCTGCCTACAGCGACACGGCCACCGGTCTGGGATTTTATTACCGCTCCTCACCTGCCAGCGCGTCCCtgctattaaaaaaacactctgCTCATTCCAGGCGGACTTTGCTTTACATTTTCCCTGTGAATCTTCCCTTTGTGCACaggggagagcgagagggggagacagcagTGAAGAAGAGCGTTCAACAAAGAGGCTTGTGGGTCTTTGTTCGgatttttttttaggggggggatCAGAGTTTCTTTGTTGGAGCGAAGCATGGGAACGCAATTTGCCAAGGCAGCTGGAAAGGCTGAAACTGTCGCGGAGAAGCCCGGGGAAGCTGTTGCTTCACCCACCAAGAGCAACGGACAGGTAAATGATATTTTAACGTCCAGCTCCTTTCATCCatcgctggggggggggggcgcaatCCCTGCGTAATTGTGGTTGGATTGAATGGCGATCTGCGGCGAGAGTTAAGACAAAATGGAAACTacttggtttttattttgtaatgaatACTTTATAGGCCACTGAATGAGCAACAGTTGATCATTTGAAATGTCCTCGCCGCGGAAACCTGTGCGTACAATTGCGCcgatgaatgaaagaaaggtGACCAAATACGATTTATGGTCGAGATGAAGAAGAAACCGCTTTTGTTGTCGATCCCTTCCGAGCCACACGCTTTGAATGAAGACATGCGCTGAACGGCTGATTGgtgaccccccctccccaaaatGAATTGTTTGGGGTGATTGTGAAAAAGCGGATCGTGCAGTCGCCTCGCGATCGTCGTTTGGAAGCTGCTGAATGAGACGAGATGCCGCAAACAAAAGGCCGAGCGCACCACGCCTTTTGTTACAGATGCGCGACTAGAAAGTGGAGAAGGcggtgagcgtgtgtgtgcgccgTGCAGGAGGAGAGCGCCTATCTGAGCCAGTGATGCAccccggagagagagaggaggttgtTCTGCTGGGAGCGGCCTCCGATTCTAAAAGTTAAGATATTAAACTATCAAACTGGTTGAGATGTGATTCATTTCTCAGGAAGTGAGTGTGCTCCCTGTGATGAACTAATGAGCATCTGCTGTTTTAATGAGCAGCTGCTGCGCTCCGCCGCTCCACTGTTGGAGCTGCCTCGTACCGACCCCTTGCGACCCATCGGAGGCACTGCGCTCAGCATGTGAACGAGATCCAGGGAGAACGGGGAAACACGTTGCATTATCCTAGTCTCACACGTGACCGCCCTTTTGTGCGCGTTTAATTCCCGTGTCAAGCGTCTATTTGCTCTGAAAAGTTGAAACTAGAAGTTGACTCTAGGCAGGAGGGGAGCGCTGCTTTTGTCACTGCTGATTCGATGATGTCTGCTGCCCCTGGTGTCCATCAGTGGCACTGTCCAGGTTGATTTCTGAACCCATGCCAGCTCTGAACATGGCAGTAAcaaatgttgtttctcttttttaggAAAATGGCCACGTTAAGGTGAATGGGGATGCCTCCCCTGCGGCGGCTGAGAACGGCAAAGAGGAGGTGCAGGCCAACGGCAGCGCCACAGCCGAGGAGAGCCCCAAGGAGGAGGTTGAGAAGGCCGAGGCTGCCCCCGTTGAGGCCGATGGAGAAAAGGTAGAGGCGGCGTCCCCTGCTCCTGCCGAGGGAGAGGCAGCGAAAGCGGAGGATGGCGCCACGCCTTCCACCAGCAACGAGACccccaagaagaagaagaagaagttctcCTTCAAGAAGTCGTTCAAGTTGAGCGGGTTTTCTTTCAAGAAAACCAAGAAGGAGACGGGAGATGGAGCCGAGGCCGAGGAGGCGGCAGCGGATCCAGCAGCATCCACAGAAGAGGCCAAGGCCGAGGgcacagaggaagcagcagcagcagtcgccAGCGAGGAGACCAAACCCGCTGAGGGGCAGGCCGCGCCTGCTGTCGAGCAGGCCAAGGAGGAGGTAGAGGCCAagccagaggcagcagcagcagagaagccaGTGGAGGAGGCCAACGAGGGTGCTCCTGCTGAGGAGCCACAGGCAGAGGAGAAGCCGTCTGAGCCCACAGTCGAGGAGGCGCCCAAAACAGAGGAGGCCGCCCCCGCCTCACAGGAAGCGGCATCAGCGGaggctcctgctgctgtggcagcTGAATAAGTTCACCAAGAGgaagaaattaaaacaaaaaaaggatgaaaaaaagaTAATCAAAGAACATTTCCCTGTTTGTATGTGGGAGTGATGCCAGGTCCTGGCTTTGAAGAACTTGTCTACAAGCAGGGATATTTTAAagcttttctttactttttatttttggtttccATCCCCCTCTCCACACAAAACCCATCTCAGTCCATTGTTACTTCCATTCATTCGGGCTGGGACGATGGGTGGCTTCAAAACGTACAGCAGATTTATTACATCCACACTCTGCCATATATTTTTTCATCAGTATTAAAATTTTCTGTTTGAATttttatacaaaatgtaaacaaaatggTATGGACATGCCCTGGGTATGAAGGAGACAGGGGGTTGAACTGTAAATGAAGGGGGGAGGTGAgttcagggagggaggaggggtccTGGGAAATGTGCAGCAGACTATTATGGAAAGAGTAGTCTTAAAAACGATTAGACCAACACCTACATACACCATGCGGTTTACAACACTAAGTCACTCCTGCGATAAGACGACAGAAGCATcccagggttagggttttttAGGACATATAAACTCATAGGAGCTTTTGACTTCTCATTAGCTGTTCCAGTCAGTGATTCAGTAGAAATACAAGTTGTATAggctttattgtttattgttggTTTCATGAccttaataaaaaatgtaagtatGTATAGGAGGGGTGTTTTTAACTGTGATTATTGTACAAAATGAAATTTGGAGCTCAAGAAGCACATGAAGACAGCAGCTCTCTTTTCCAACCGCTCTTTTTTTTGTAAGATAACAACCAacacaagaaataaaaataaaaagtcaccCCCGGAAAAGAACTTCACCAATTTTGAATTCAAAAACCAAGCTGTGATAAGTGGAATGGTTAACTGTTTATATACTGTGGTATGTTTTTTGATTACAGCAGGAAATGCTTTGTTCAGTGGTCTTTTACAAAATGTACTGAAACCTATCAGATGCATATGTTTGTGCAGCatattgtctctctctttcctttcctttttgtAAATACTGGAGAAGCTTTGGCCAATTTGACTTAGAGATGGAATGTAATTTTGCTTACAAACAATGCTATTAAACTTTTCTGCTTAAGGTGTTCTAATTTTCTGTGAGCAcactaaaagcaaaaataaatgtgaaaaaaatttGAGCTGcatctgtctttatttaagCATGTGCCCAAAATATATGGATGAAAGCATTACACCTGCATGTGGATGTTGACTACAGCTGTGGCCATTAATGTGCTGCTACAACAACCTCCACCCCTTTAGATTCAGGCCTCCGATTATATTTTGGAACCAGTTCTTACCAAAGGTGTTGGATCACGCTGAG
This genomic window from Platichthys flesus chromosome 18, fPlaFle2.1, whole genome shotgun sequence contains:
- the marcksa gene encoding myristoylated alanine-rich protein kinase C substrate a, translating into MGTQFAKAAGKAETVAEKPGEAVASPTKSNGQENGHVKVNGDASPAAAENGKEEVQANGSATAEESPKEEVEKAEAAPVEADGEKVEAASPAPAEGEAAKAEDGATPSTSNETPKKKKKKFSFKKSFKLSGFSFKKTKKETGDGAEAEEAAADPAASTEEAKAEGTEEAAAAVASEETKPAEGQAAPAVEQAKEEVEAKPEAAAAEKPVEEANEGAPAEEPQAEEKPSEPTVEEAPKTEEAAPASQEAASAEAPAAVAAE